A DNA window from Longimicrobiaceae bacterium contains the following coding sequences:
- a CDS encoding protein kinase: MEPEQWQRVRTLFDELVELEPQARERRLALIAVEEPVLRDLLASLLSGDKRSSGPIRPAVPGEAVRPNLNEGADWLGLTGRHLSHFRILEPLGSGGMGAVYRADDSRLGRPVALKFPLPHTRLDPRSRERFLREARALAAVDHPNLCTIYEIGETPEGQLFIAMALYEGETLAARMERDGAFEIDEAVAIAEQVTAGLARAHAAGVVHRDLKPANIMLPRDGPPKLLDFGLARSDELSLTGPGVAMGTLAYMAPEQLRGERVDERADLWAVGAILYQMLTGRRPFGGASEAAIYHGVLTTAPIPPSNLRPDLPASLDTCVLRLLEKDPDRRYPSAQALAEALSEVRHGATSLLGGVPAGAGGHGGWRGTRPQRRWTAALIGGVALLAAALVVTLGVDAYRARSAGDPVSIAVLPFTNLSPDAKSDAVIAGLHGDVVTQLTKFRRLRVASQGAVAQYAERAEPPRAIADSLGVARLLEGTVQQTSSGVRVNVRLIDPVDGGLLWAEVYDSDAAGLLTLHRAIATAVAAELGITLSTEEQRNLAQAATDDPGALEAYWEGLFHARQLTPADLEIALDAFDRAIALDPDFALAWAAKSEACVSAFVALMVESLEPCAVAGETALALDEDLAEAHAAIAMVAMLRWEWERSEAEFIRALSLDPRSNPAKQNYGILLRVLRRPQEAMQQFLQVAEESPDNLYARTQIGWALFDQQRYSEALAQYGEVMRRDPTLWLPIYGQGLVYAILRDTLRLRQTIERVRPLTAEGAPHLAILEGWDFALRGRREEALWRVQAACGGPDSVRCPGMRAGILHALGADEEALTELEKAARLRDPFLPNTLSEPWFDDLGNHPRLVALRRRIWTERG; this comes from the coding sequence ATGGAACCGGAGCAGTGGCAAAGGGTCCGGACGCTCTTCGACGAGCTGGTCGAGCTCGAGCCCCAGGCACGAGAGAGACGCCTGGCCCTGATTGCCGTCGAAGAACCCGTGCTGCGCGATCTCCTCGCTAGCTTGCTCTCCGGGGATAAGCGCAGCAGCGGGCCCATCCGGCCTGCCGTGCCTGGAGAGGCGGTTCGCCCGAACCTCAACGAAGGCGCGGACTGGCTGGGCCTGACCGGTCGCCATCTGTCCCATTTCCGCATCCTCGAACCGCTCGGCTCGGGCGGAATGGGAGCGGTCTACCGCGCCGACGACAGCCGGCTGGGTCGGCCTGTCGCCCTCAAGTTTCCTCTTCCCCACACCCGCCTCGATCCTCGTTCCCGCGAGCGCTTTCTTCGTGAAGCGCGCGCGCTCGCGGCAGTGGACCATCCCAACCTGTGCACGATCTACGAGATCGGGGAGACTCCGGAAGGGCAGCTGTTCATCGCAATGGCGCTCTACGAGGGCGAGACGCTGGCTGCTCGGATGGAGCGCGACGGGGCGTTCGAGATTGACGAAGCGGTAGCGATTGCGGAGCAGGTGACTGCGGGTCTGGCGCGGGCCCACGCCGCGGGAGTGGTACACCGGGACCTCAAGCCAGCGAACATCATGCTGCCCCGTGACGGTCCGCCCAAGCTGCTTGATTTCGGACTCGCTCGTTCAGATGAGCTCAGCCTGACCGGGCCCGGAGTCGCCATGGGAACGCTCGCGTACATGGCTCCCGAGCAACTCAGGGGAGAGAGGGTCGATGAACGAGCGGATCTCTGGGCGGTCGGGGCCATCCTCTACCAGATGTTGACGGGGCGTCGTCCGTTCGGCGGGGCGTCGGAGGCCGCCATCTACCACGGCGTGCTCACCACCGCTCCCATTCCGCCATCGAACCTGCGACCCGATCTTCCTGCCTCCCTGGATACCTGCGTCCTGCGACTCCTGGAGAAGGACCCCGATCGGCGGTATCCGTCGGCCCAGGCGCTCGCGGAGGCGCTGTCTGAAGTTCGGCACGGCGCGACGAGCCTGCTGGGAGGGGTTCCAGCCGGCGCGGGAGGGCATGGCGGTTGGCGTGGCACCCGTCCCCAGCGTCGCTGGACAGCCGCGCTGATCGGAGGCGTTGCCCTCCTGGCGGCAGCTCTTGTAGTCACCCTCGGGGTCGACGCGTATCGCGCCCGGAGCGCTGGCGATCCGGTGTCGATCGCCGTGCTCCCCTTCACCAACCTCTCTCCGGACGCGAAGTCCGACGCGGTCATCGCCGGCCTGCACGGAGACGTGGTGACCCAGCTCACCAAGTTCAGGCGCCTGCGCGTAGCGAGCCAGGGGGCGGTGGCTCAGTATGCCGAGCGCGCCGAACCGCCCAGGGCAATTGCGGACTCACTCGGTGTCGCGAGGCTGCTGGAGGGGACGGTCCAGCAGACGAGCTCCGGCGTGCGCGTCAATGTACGGTTGATCGATCCCGTCGACGGCGGCCTGCTGTGGGCCGAGGTGTACGATTCGGACGCAGCCGGGCTGTTGACCCTGCATCGCGCAATTGCGACCGCGGTTGCCGCGGAGCTGGGTATCACGCTCTCTACCGAGGAGCAACGGAATCTCGCGCAGGCCGCCACCGACGATCCGGGTGCTCTCGAGGCCTACTGGGAGGGACTGTTCCACGCCCGCCAGCTCACCCCTGCAGACCTGGAGATCGCCCTCGATGCCTTCGATCGGGCAATCGCGCTGGACCCGGACTTCGCGCTGGCGTGGGCCGCCAAATCCGAAGCGTGTGTTTCAGCATTCGTAGCGCTGATGGTGGAGAGCCTGGAGCCCTGCGCCGTGGCTGGGGAGACCGCGCTGGCGCTGGATGAGGATCTTGCCGAGGCCCACGCAGCGATCGCCATGGTGGCGATGCTTCGTTGGGAATGGGAGCGCTCCGAGGCGGAATTCATCCGCGCGCTCTCGCTGGACCCGCGTTCGAACCCGGCGAAGCAGAACTATGGCATACTGCTGCGCGTGCTGAGGCGTCCGCAGGAGGCGATGCAGCAGTTCCTGCAGGTGGCGGAAGAGAGTCCCGACAACCTTTACGCGCGAACCCAGATCGGCTGGGCGCTGTTCGACCAGCAGCGGTACAGCGAGGCGCTGGCGCAATACGGGGAAGTGATGCGGCGCGACCCCACTCTCTGGCTCCCAATCTACGGGCAGGGACTCGTGTACGCGATCCTCCGAGATACGCTGCGCTTGCGACAGACGATTGAACGGGTCAGGCCGCTGACGGCGGAAGGCGCTCCGCATCTGGCCATCCTGGAAGGATGGGACTTCGCGCTTCGAGGTCGACGCGAGGAAGCTCTCTGGAGGGTTCAAGCGGCGTGCGGGGGGCCGGATTCGGTGAGGTGCCCGGGCATGCGTGCAGGGATCCTGCATGCCCTCGGAGCCGACGAGGAAGCTCTGACCGAGCTGGAGAAGGCTGCGCGCCTGCGCGACCCCTTCCTGCCGAACACGCTCTCCGAGCCCTGGTTCGACGATCTCGGGAATCACCCGCGCCTGGTGGCACTCCGGCGGAGGATCTGGACGGAGCGGGGCTGA
- a CDS encoding serine/threonine-protein kinase translates to MDAARWRQTRSLFDELVLLAPEERAERLAVLAHRDPDLHDAVASLLAADERSSAGLAPPLAPLPGQDPFGLAGQTVAHFRVLEPLGAGGMGVLYRAVDTRLGRTVALKFLLPHLTLDSSSKERFLREAHLAAALDHPNLCTIHEASESEDGRLFLAMPLYPGETLRARLSREGSLSIDETLKIARQVAEGLACAHGAGIVHRDLKPGNLMLLPDGTVKILDFGLARSVDQHLTGSGVLLGTAAYMAPEQIEGRQSDGRSDLWALGVVTYEMLTGRRPFDGSSETAVARAILHDEPTTPSSLRSGIPAALEELVLLLLCKDPELRAGSAAELAEMLAGIAAGSARAISRPLRQARPRTRWTAVHRRAAAGAGVVTLGALLWIVGTARESGRETLNPRLVVVSPFLNLTGDPSLDIRGQMAAHWITLGLTEHSIAEVADYSLGEPPVRNAAMLEALARETGAGLVVTGSYHRQGDDLLMIARITDAEEGTVLRELGPFRGTVNGPLEEVEHLRNEVLGALAMHLDPANPLEQVAGQSPPSYDAYRAYLEAFAELQRSDFGAWMEGTRRALALDSTFLQILDELTWSYIGLGDCAPIDSIWRELQLRRDRVPETIRLEVAQTQALCHRSYEAAWDIGRRVLALKPASAQAQLRLAFAGVWSGRLRESAELFRNMDLTRGLHVNNPFTDEVHIEVLHLLGDNEGAIRVAEQARQRHPEFVRNFYFGLASLAALGRVEEIELRMAEARRTTLPGGGADTYRDMADELAWHGHEAAARRFAALALQGFQQLPDSVQRTPFYRVARAGALLHLQRWREMRAAVDSIFLPPDRWLVGSPQTANQGLVLALRGIAAAKMRDDAGVRAALEGIARLPGDQGPHYYMAHEIWEAQILAASGDKEAALRKLREGRDRGGLPRSDPRITHDEPGFRDLWHDPAFEALFAMR, encoded by the coding sequence ATGGACGCAGCGAGGTGGAGGCAGACACGCTCCCTGTTCGACGAACTGGTACTGCTCGCTCCTGAGGAGCGAGCCGAGCGCCTTGCCGTCCTGGCGCACAGGGACCCGGACCTGCACGACGCGGTCGCGTCTCTGCTGGCTGCCGACGAGCGCAGTAGCGCGGGATTGGCCCCTCCGCTGGCGCCCCTTCCGGGGCAGGATCCCTTCGGTCTCGCGGGACAGACCGTCGCGCATTTCCGCGTCCTGGAGCCGCTCGGTGCAGGTGGGATGGGTGTGCTCTACCGGGCGGTGGATACGCGCCTGGGCCGCACGGTGGCGCTGAAGTTCCTTCTCCCGCACCTCACGCTGGATTCTTCCTCCAAGGAGCGCTTCCTCCGCGAGGCGCACCTCGCCGCCGCGCTCGACCACCCGAATCTCTGCACGATTCACGAGGCTTCAGAGAGCGAAGACGGCAGGCTCTTCCTCGCCATGCCCCTCTATCCTGGCGAGACGCTCCGCGCGCGTCTGTCGCGTGAGGGGAGCCTTTCGATCGATGAGACACTGAAGATTGCGCGGCAGGTCGCCGAGGGGCTCGCCTGTGCGCACGGCGCGGGGATCGTCCACCGTGACCTGAAGCCGGGCAACCTGATGCTGCTGCCGGACGGGACGGTAAAGATCCTCGATTTCGGGCTCGCCAGATCGGTAGATCAGCATCTGACCGGATCGGGAGTCCTGCTGGGAACCGCAGCCTACATGGCACCCGAGCAGATCGAGGGCCGCCAGTCGGATGGGCGGAGTGATCTGTGGGCGCTGGGTGTGGTGACCTACGAGATGTTGACCGGGCGCCGGCCGTTCGACGGCTCCAGTGAAACCGCCGTAGCACGGGCGATCCTGCACGACGAACCGACCACCCCGTCATCGTTGCGCAGCGGTATCCCGGCCGCGCTCGAAGAGCTGGTGCTGCTGCTCCTGTGCAAGGACCCCGAGCTGCGCGCCGGGAGCGCGGCGGAGCTGGCGGAGATGCTGGCTGGCATCGCTGCTGGCAGTGCCCGAGCGATCTCGCGTCCGCTCCGCCAGGCGAGGCCTCGTACCCGATGGACCGCCGTCCACCGCCGCGCTGCGGCCGGGGCCGGGGTGGTCACGCTGGGAGCGCTCCTCTGGATCGTTGGCACGGCGCGGGAAAGCGGCCGGGAGACGCTGAATCCGCGTCTTGTAGTGGTCTCGCCGTTTCTGAACCTGACCGGCGATCCGTCCCTGGATATCCGCGGTCAGATGGCGGCCCATTGGATCACGCTGGGGCTCACCGAACACTCCATCGCCGAGGTTGCGGACTATTCTCTTGGCGAGCCGCCGGTCCGGAACGCCGCCATGCTGGAGGCGCTAGCCCGGGAGACTGGTGCGGGACTCGTGGTCACTGGAAGCTATCACCGGCAGGGCGACGACCTCCTGATGATCGCGAGGATCACGGACGCCGAGGAGGGAACGGTGCTTCGGGAGCTGGGGCCATTTCGCGGCACGGTCAACGGCCCACTCGAGGAGGTGGAACACCTCCGGAACGAGGTACTCGGAGCGCTCGCGATGCACCTGGACCCAGCCAACCCTCTGGAGCAGGTCGCCGGCCAGTCGCCGCCATCGTACGACGCCTACCGGGCGTACCTCGAGGCCTTCGCGGAACTCCAGCGCTCCGATTTCGGAGCCTGGATGGAGGGGACGCGTCGGGCGCTCGCTCTCGATTCCACCTTCCTTCAGATCCTGGACGAGCTGACCTGGAGCTACATCGGCCTTGGTGACTGTGCCCCTATCGACTCGATCTGGCGTGAGCTGCAGCTCCGACGCGATCGGGTACCCGAGACGATCCGACTGGAAGTCGCTCAGACGCAGGCGCTGTGTCACCGCAGTTACGAAGCTGCCTGGGATATCGGTCGACGCGTGCTCGCCCTCAAACCGGCATCCGCCCAAGCCCAACTCCGCCTGGCCTTTGCCGGCGTCTGGTCGGGGCGGCTGCGGGAGTCGGCGGAGCTCTTCCGCAACATGGATCTCACCCGGGGGCTGCACGTCAACAACCCTTTCACCGACGAAGTCCACATCGAAGTGCTTCACCTCCTCGGGGATAACGAGGGGGCAATCCGGGTCGCCGAGCAGGCCCGCCAGCGACATCCTGAGTTCGTGCGCAACTTCTACTTCGGACTGGCCTCCCTGGCCGCTCTCGGCCGGGTGGAGGAGATCGAGCTGCGGATGGCGGAGGCGCGGCGCACCACCCTCCCGGGGGGTGGCGCCGACACCTATCGCGACATGGCCGACGAGCTTGCGTGGCACGGCCACGAGGCTGCCGCGCGCCGATTCGCTGCACTCGCGCTTCAGGGCTTTCAGCAGCTTCCGGATTCTGTGCAGCGGACACCGTTCTACCGCGTGGCTCGCGCCGGGGCGCTGCTGCATCTGCAGCGCTGGCGGGAGATGAGAGCTGCCGTGGACAGCATCTTCCTCCCTCCCGATCGATGGCTCGTCGGCAGCCCCCAAACCGCCAATCAAGGTCTGGTGCTGGCGCTGCGGGGTATCGCCGCCGCGAAGATGCGCGACGATGCGGGGGTCCGCGCGGCCCTCGAGGGGATCGCGCGCCTGCCGGGTGATCAGGGGCCGCACTACTACATGGCACACGAAATCTGGGAGGCTCAAATCCTCGCAGCTTCGGGCGACAAGGAGGCGGCGCTACGTAAGCTACGGGAGGGAAGGGATCGCGGCGGGCTGCCTCGTTCCGACCCGCGGATCACGCACGACGAGCCCGGATTTCGGGATCTGTGGCACGATCCTGCCTTCGAGGCGCTCTTCGCGATGCGCTAG
- the hppD gene encoding 4-hydroxyphenylpyruvate dioxygenase — MAATAPQSEAVTDTFPINGTDHIEFYVGNARQASHFYRSAFGFQLVGYRGPETGVRERASYLLQQGEIRFVLTTALRPDSPIADHVRRHGDGVRDLALWVDDARAAYEVAVERGARSARPPEVLRDAHGEVVIAAIETYGDTIHSLVERRHYDGLFLPGFEAVTPHYQPPEVGLRYVDHCVGNVELGQMNRWVAYYSQVMGFRNLLTFDDKDISTEYSALMSKVMANGNERIKFPINEPARGKKKSQIDEYLEFYGGPGVQHIAVATDDILGTVTSLRDRGVEFLSVPTTYYDELQARVRTIDEPVEALAELGVLVDRDPDGYLLQIFTKPVQDRPTVFYEIIQRKGARSFGKGNFKALFEAIEREQARRGNL; from the coding sequence ATGGCCGCGACCGCCCCCCAGTCGGAAGCCGTGACCGACACCTTCCCCATCAACGGCACCGACCACATCGAGTTCTACGTAGGTAACGCCCGGCAGGCCAGCCACTTCTACCGCTCCGCCTTCGGCTTCCAGCTGGTTGGCTACCGCGGCCCCGAGACCGGGGTGCGGGAGAGGGCCAGCTACCTGCTGCAACAGGGGGAGATCCGTTTCGTTCTGACCACGGCGCTGCGCCCCGACTCACCGATCGCCGATCACGTCCGACGGCACGGAGACGGGGTTCGCGACCTCGCGCTCTGGGTGGACGATGCTCGCGCGGCCTACGAGGTCGCGGTCGAGCGCGGCGCGCGCTCGGCCCGGCCCCCGGAGGTGCTTCGCGACGCGCACGGGGAGGTGGTGATCGCCGCGATCGAGACGTACGGAGACACCATCCATTCGCTGGTGGAACGGCGCCACTACGACGGACTCTTCCTCCCCGGCTTCGAGGCGGTCACACCGCACTATCAACCGCCAGAAGTCGGGCTGCGCTACGTCGACCACTGCGTGGGCAACGTCGAGCTCGGGCAGATGAATCGGTGGGTGGCGTACTACAGTCAGGTGATGGGCTTCCGCAACCTGCTCACCTTCGACGACAAGGACATCAGCACGGAGTACTCGGCGCTGATGTCGAAGGTGATGGCCAACGGCAACGAGCGCATCAAGTTCCCCATCAACGAGCCCGCCCGCGGAAAGAAGAAGTCCCAGATCGACGAGTACCTGGAGTTTTACGGAGGGCCCGGGGTGCAGCACATCGCGGTCGCGACGGATGACATCCTCGGTACAGTCACCTCGCTGCGTGACCGTGGCGTCGAGTTCCTGAGCGTGCCCACCACCTATTACGACGAGCTGCAGGCACGCGTCCGCACGATCGACGAGCCGGTCGAGGCACTCGCGGAGTTGGGCGTCCTGGTCGATCGGGATCCGGACGGCTACCTGCTGCAGATCTTCACCAAGCCGGTGCAGGACCGCCCCACCGTCTTCTACGAGATCATCCAGCGCAAGGGAGCACGCAGCTTCGGGAAGGGCAACTTCAAGGCGCTCTTCGAGGCAATCGAACGAGAACAGGCTCGCCGAGGCAACCTCTGA
- a CDS encoding phenylalanine 4-monooxygenase, producing MDEGTATQVPPGLTTTRAPFIEAAQASGTLYIHQPYELYSEANHEAWSRLYARMHDRWERYGNRRYLEGLALLELDPQRVPRLEEVNRFLQPRTGFKARAVSGYVPAYLFFDCLRRREFPTTITVRDGRTLDYLPEPDIFHDIAGHVPMHTDPAFAEALVRFGEFARNAAGRVAAMTDHDERLRRVTSIIKALARFFWFSVEFGLMRENGRLKVYGSGLLSSYGEIEHSVESPEVQRFPFQLEWVINQSFEIDHYQPLLFVVEGFDHLFELVGELEKWMMKGRLDNVAPGEPAVSALDLESFLEAGGPVVDSASPSPVPEP from the coding sequence ATGGACGAAGGAACCGCCACGCAGGTCCCTCCCGGACTGACCACTACACGCGCTCCTTTCATCGAAGCCGCGCAGGCCAGCGGGACGCTCTACATCCACCAGCCGTACGAGCTGTATTCCGAGGCGAATCACGAGGCCTGGAGCCGCCTCTACGCCCGGATGCACGACCGCTGGGAGCGCTACGGAAATCGCCGGTATCTCGAGGGGCTGGCGCTGCTCGAGCTCGATCCGCAGCGCGTGCCGCGGCTCGAAGAGGTGAACCGATTCCTGCAACCGCGGACCGGATTCAAAGCCAGGGCGGTCAGCGGCTACGTGCCCGCGTACCTCTTCTTCGACTGCCTGCGAAGGCGCGAATTCCCCACCACCATCACCGTACGCGACGGGCGCACGCTCGACTACCTCCCCGAGCCGGACATCTTTCACGACATCGCCGGCCACGTGCCGATGCACACGGATCCGGCCTTCGCCGAGGCGCTGGTCCGCTTTGGCGAGTTCGCCCGGAACGCCGCGGGGCGCGTCGCCGCAATGACCGACCACGACGAGCGCCTCCGCCGCGTCACCAGCATCATCAAAGCCCTGGCCCGCTTCTTCTGGTTCAGCGTGGAGTTCGGGCTGATGCGCGAAAACGGGCGGCTGAAGGTATACGGCAGCGGCCTGCTCAGCTCCTACGGAGAGATCGAGCACAGCGTGGAATCTCCGGAGGTCCAGCGATTCCCCTTCCAGCTCGAGTGGGTCATCAACCAGTCCTTCGAGATCGATCACTACCAGCCGCTGCTTTTCGTCGTGGAGGGTTTCGACCACCTCTTCGAGCTGGTGGGCGAACTGGAGAAGTGGATGATGAAGGGACGTCTCGACAACGTGGCGCCGGGCGAACCGGCGGTCAGCGCGCTGGACCTGGAGAGCTTCCTGGAAGCCGGGGGACCCGTGGTGGATAGCGCATCGCCCTCACCGGTCCCCGAACCCTGA